Within the Populus trichocarpa isolate Nisqually-1 chromosome 14, P.trichocarpa_v4.1, whole genome shotgun sequence genome, the region GTCTTCCATTCTTGCAGCTATGGCTGGTACTTTACATTTGTTCAAAGCTTTGTGTATGTTTTGCTGATTTATCTCCAAGGCTTTACTCCCAAGCAAATGGTGAATCCATGGAAGACTTATGTCAAGCTCTCGGCAGTTCTCATGGGTTCCCATGGACTCACCAAAGGGTCTCTGGCTTTTCTTAATTACCCTGCACAGATCATGTTTAAATCCACCAAGGTAGGACTGATTCATGCCAACAGAATAATACTTCTGTGATCCTTAATTAGACTGGTTCATGCCAAATACAGCAGAATAATAGCTCTGTGATCTTTAATTGCAAAagcaaattaaatgaaaatgaacatTTTGTACGAGTATTTAGAATTTGATCCTGTCTGTCTGTGATAAAGAAATGAGGTAGGCCACTAAAATAAATGGTTAGTTGTCAATGGAGTCTGAAAATCGGTGCTTTTTTTATGTTCGAATCAAAATGCATGAGACCCATATTATCACTGTATGGAGTCTTTACTATAATCAACCACTTGAGTTTTCAACTAGAATTAGTAAATTAAGCCAAGAAAATGATTAAGTTGGCTGATATTTCTCGTGGTCTATATATTCTGGTTCCGCAGGTTCTTCCAGTGATGGTAATGGGTGCATTTATACCGGGTCTGAGACGCAAATACCCAGCTCATGAATATGCATCTGCGCTACTTTTAGTTGCGGGTCTGATCATTTTCACTTTAGCAGATGCAAAAACTTCACCTAATTTCAGCATCATTGGTGTTTTGATGATATCTGGTGCCCTGATCATGGATGCTTTTCTTGGTAACTTACAAGAAGCTATCTTTACCTTGAGTCCTGAAACAACACAGGTGATGAGCATGAGGATTTCCTACTTGTAACTTGTAAGTGTTTCAATGTGAAGGAAAAGGCAtggaattcatgtttttttttttttttctttctatgcacAGATGGAGATGTTGTTTTGCTCAAGTGTGGTAGGTTTGCCGTTCTTGATCCCTCCCATGGTTTTGACAGGAGAACTATTCAAAGCATGGAACTCATGCTCGCAGGTAATTGACATACCAAgcagttttcttgtttttcccaCCTTAACGTATAGTTCACGATTCTTTATCCCGACAAAAACGCACACATGGTCCCTAATGTAAGATTGTCGTTTTTGTTGATCAAGCAGCATCCATATGTGTACGTTGTATTAGTTTTTGAAGCCATGGCCACATTCATCGGCCAAGTCTCAGTCCTTTCACTCATTGCCCTTTTTGGTGCCGCAACCACAGCAATGGTACCCTCCTCTCACAAGCATTTTCTGGTCTTAAAGATCACTGTGATTTGAAAAAACGTTGCCCATTTTAACGCACATTTGACGGAGCATGAATATCGAATGAACATGCAGTGccattactatttttattgagTTCTTTATGACTAAGGATTGAATTTTATCACAGGTGACAACCGCGAGAAAGGCAGTAACATTGCTGCTATCATACTTGATATTCACAAAGCCATTAACTGAGCAACATGGGACTGGACTTTTGCTTATAGCCATGGGGATCACGTTGAAACTTTTGCCTGATAAAAATCCTTACAAGAGGAGCTCATCCTCGATTACTAAAAAGGCTAAGATCGAGAAACCTTCTACAAATGATGA harbors:
- the LOC7496932 gene encoding UDP-galactose/UDP-glucose transporter 4, coding for MKNEEQERSLFGISLTDRPRWKQFLICSSGFFFGYLVNGICEEYVYNRLQFSYGWYFTFVQSFVYVLLIYLQGFTPKQMVNPWKTYVKLSAVLMGSHGLTKGSLAFLNYPAQIMFKSTKVLPVMVMGAFIPGLRRKYPAHEYASALLLVAGLIIFTLADAKTSPNFSIIGVLMISGALIMDAFLGNLQEAIFTLSPETTQMEMLFCSSVVGLPFLIPPMVLTGELFKAWNSCSQHPYVYVVLVFEAMATFIGQVSVLSLIALFGAATTAMVTTARKAVTLLLSYLIFTKPLTEQHGTGLLLIAMGITLKLLPDKNPYKRSSSSITKKAKIEKPSTNDEEKRVFQLEIEAAEDEEKRPLV